GAGAAAATTTTCTATTTGATAATCTTTGGTGTTTATCAGTTTCTCACTTGATATTAATCCATAATAGTAAAGAGTGTGCGAAAGAAATAGTTTGGAAGGATACAATCATTTCCTAATATTTTCCAAATCTCCCTATGTTTTGGAAATTCCAAGAGTTCAATGGTCTTCCCCAAAGCTTGAGGACAAACCCCAAAATCCATGTTGAGCAGTTTTCCGGACAAACAGTTGATAACCAGTACATTTTTAAAaccttttaaaacaaaattacaatTAGTGTTAATAAATTTTAGTATGGTCACGAACTTCAGTTAGAACTACACTACTGACGTTTAGGCTTTGTTTTAGTATGTCAAGTAGACATGAGACAAAGAAGCGTCGGTTTCGAGCCACTATTTAAAAAATCTGGTGCTATGCAGGTGAATTGTTTGTACTGTCCACAACTTCGATTAGTGCTTCTGTTCAACCTGACTAAAGCTAGTTGTTTCTTTTGAACTAATAATGTACAACGTAATGGGAGGGATAAAAGACGGGTTACAGACAACAGTTTCAAACTTGATGGGCTACCCTCGATCGATCTTTTGCAAGAGGTTGAGGAAGTTAAGATCCCATTTTGAGAAAAAAAGTACTCGTTAACAGACAgtgaaattttgtttttttatttaaacacataattatAGGCACAAAGAGAcactgaatacatatgcgccataattcacttgatttgtgtgcgggctatgatactgcccgggtacaagaaccaaagcaggtggtttttcaGGGGGTCACACCCTCAGCCCtccacctaaaggtctgattcataaggcagtggaacaacgttaggagatgcagtcccatagtagccggtgactaacgattggttcatacgccatttgttccctcaaaatactggagcccatgtgcaccattggtttagagtCAGGGTTTTTCATCTCCCGTAGATGAACTTTTCGAGTTCATCAACCCGGTCAAAGCTCCAGATAcatgcttttcgtcctctcaatttggcaaacaacacccccttcatgagaatgcagtgagtaggacctcccTGTTAGTGGCTGTAAACGCGTGGTtatgtgggagcatttcgagaaggagagctggCTCTCACCTCCTTCGGCTTTACCACGGCTTTCATGGGCACTGACAATAAAAACTAAAGTTCAGTTATAAAGGAAGTAGGTCACACTGTAGCTACAGAGCAGTGCGGCAGTATTGTCCCAGAATCGGCTACTGCCTcatgtgcccccaaatgccctggtacggccgagagtggggagagtccgctctccctctcgaaatgctctcacatgaccacgcgaatatatagcctctgccagggaagtcctactcactgccttctcgcgacattactgttgtttacgaaattgagaggacgaaaagcgaatgtccggcgctttaaccgggttggtggacaaggcgagtccacctaggggagttggaaaaccctgattccaaaccaatggtgcacatgggctccagtatcctgagggaacaaatggagtacgaatcaatcgttgatcaccggctaccatgggactacatctcctcacgatgctccactgccttgtggatcagatctttcggtcaaaggctccgagtgtgggcccctaagaaaaccacctgcttcagttcgggcacctgggcagtatcacagccctcaagcaaatcgaatgagatttgtatggtgcatatgtatctggtgcatccttgtaccaatatttatgtgtttaaataaataaataactgccTCATGTAGTTACGTCCATTATGCACCGAGTGCAGCAAACGTTATAGTTCAAGTTTCCTTCTTAACAAGTTGTCTATGAAATTTCAGGTGACTAGATTGTTTGAGATCGTATGTAATGATCTTCGGAAACCAACCAAAGCATGTCTAGCTTACGTGCTAATGCCGGAACTGGCAATTACACATACCTTACGAGCGACTAAAAGTAAAATGGGTATCATTAATTACAGATTCTACAAGACGATTCAACGTAAGTTCGTATCACAGACTAAATATGTTTATAGGTGTTCTGTGTTTACGGCTCCTAAGTGCAACGTGACGAGAGAACCAAATAACACATGGCATGAATGTTGCGAGCCAGACTTTCTTACACGATACAAGAGATATAGTAAATAAGCGTGGATGGCAATCTAAACAAAGGGTGAGTTAGATGCACTTTAGATCAGTAATTAAATACTGATTTCTGTTAGTTTATGATAAACATTTATactaaaataattatttcttatcTATCTTATTTTCAGCTGGTTTCGCAAGTGTTAACAGATCTAACTATAAGTTTTTTTATTCAGAAAACATTATTGTTATACCATTGGTACGTAATCAGCATTTCACATGGCATTATGGATTCATACGTTGGATGAGTGCTATGACATTTGTTTGTTGACTATAAGCAGTTTGGCTATTTTAAGACAGTGTTTGTAATGCTGAAGAGTAACTTGTTTGTAGAACATTGTGAAAGTTCAATATCAATCTGGTGTACTTATCTAAAACGCGTTAGCAATTGTTGGGAATCGGAGGAAGTTATGCATCAATGGATAATTTGTGCATTATTAAACTTCAATGAACATTTTCATTTATAACACCAGTCTTTTAATTACG
The sequence above is drawn from the Schistosoma mansoni, WGS project CABG00000000 data, chromosome 4 unplaced supercontig 0032, strain Puerto Rico, whole genome shotgun sequence genome and encodes:
- a CDS encoding XP_018645657.1, giving the protein MKFQVTRLFEIVCNDLRKPTKACLAYVLMPELAITHTLRATKSKMGIINYRFYKTIQRKFVSQTKYVYRCSVFTAPKCNVTREPNNTWHECCEPDFLTRYKRYSK